Genomic segment of Plasmodium brasilianum strain Bolivian I chromosome 8, whole genome shotgun sequence:
ttttttgtaATGTCACATTCCTTTAAAaggtgtatatatgtatatgtacatacgtacatacatatatgcatatgtacatccttatacgcatatacttacttatttgaaaatgtacacattaaaaaatttcttattcgtaaaaaaaaacaaaagatgTTAAAAAATGGCTAAAAAAAGAGctaaagaaaatgaaaaaacactACAAAATTTTGCAACTTTCctcaaatataataatatatatatatgtatatatgtacatggcatgtttatatatgtaaggcACAGTATATATTCTCAGTTGTATTCTTgtgcatttttatttgcacgtatgtatgtgtagTCTCATATTTACCTAAAAAAACTGGTGTACTCAAGTTAATGTGTACACATAACGAACGTAGCCTCATGTAAATTATAACTTTCTGCACTTGGAAAATTGTGTACTAAAGGAATAGCAGtttgtgcatatacatatatatatatatacatatacctgatacatacatatgtatgacAGAAGAGATGCaccttttacttttttttcgtatgAGGAATAGCTGCTCCATAAAGATTCGGAATTGAAACGAGAAAATGCATACCAGGCTCCAAATCACCGAAACCAGTTGTACCACCAGTATATAACCTTCTATCGTAAGGATGATAACCCAAtaattcttcttcttcttgtAATTGAAATTTTGCTTCTTCAATATATGGAGCAAGGTAAGGTATATATGGGTCGTAATTTTGTTCTGAGGGGTGTAAATATAGTCttagaaaatttatatggGTACCCCTTAACATTCttctatatctttttatttgtatatcttTTGGTAATAAAGAAATTGCTCTTTCAATAACTGGGTCTTTATCGCTGTACATATCATCATACATCAACCCTAAAAACAAGGgaagaaagaagaaagaagaaagaagaaaaaaaaaaaataatataaaattattagaataaaataaataaatgttatataatataaggaaaaaacaaCTGTTATACATCAAACGGTAACcattacaaataaattattcctAATCATTCGAATGTTAGATGTTCGTAAATGCTCAATAGtgtcttttattattatacagtTCTGAGTTCCTTTTTACTGTTTACAAATTTTGCATCCatacaaaaatgataaaGTGGAACTCAGCAAAATGAACAATTGggtatgatatatatatatatgtttatttgtgggtataaatctatatatacataaacaagTTAACATaattacacacatatacataatgaGGGCTTTTCCAATTACCATGCTctcttaaaaattttgttgtTGCACAAAATTGCCACCTTTCATATGGAGCTCggataaatttaaaataagaaggaaaaataaatttcttaaaaagCTCTGTTATTTTGCTAGTTTTTCTCTTAGTAGGTTCATATTCAAATTTTTGAATAGGTTTTGAACCcgattttataatatatttacaaatttcTTTATGCAGAGACATCTTtctttgtacatatttatactttcAGTTTAACTCATTATTTGAATTTACACTTTATATAAGTACACACAATGATTAGTTAATACTTAATATGTAATACTACGTTATATTTAGTACTAAAAGTAATTCTGAATAAACGGTCGTAGAGTACTGtcaaaaattgtaataaaacACTTCATCCAATAAATCTCGATACAATTTCTCCTTTTcctctacatatatatataagcattatgtacgtatttgttttatgtatacgtatatacacacCTTTAACATCTCAATAGAATGTTCAAAAACGTtctgataaaattaaataccaaaaaaatactgcagaaaaaaaaaaggagaaaagaaaaatggaaaataaaaaataataaaaattaaaaactgaaaaaaaacagtattcttcaaatattaaaataagctatttatataatgacaacaatgtattttaattatcTCCAAATTTTTTAGCCCTCTtcataattcatatttttcacaaaacttcttttatttgtacaaattttatttttttacttaatatgaaaaatagcacataataaatttcaaaaaaaaagaaaactgaaaaatgtatatgtacatacatgcatagatttacttatatatgcatatacgaTACACTTTTACTCATTTGCGTAAACAAGTTCGTACATACTGAAATGTTTTAATACAATTCATAggcaaataaattaaaatattaattaaaaaaaaaaaaaaaaaaaaaaaaattatgattgGCTATAATTCGGGGTTACTCTTCTAAATATAAAGtgtttattttgctttctttttgaaaattaagTTGTACAAAATCTGTAATAAATTGACACATTTCCATATGttacatacacatgtacatgtaaatatatgagCATGTGCCCATAATCACGtccatatgtacatatgcatattatataaaacacaTTTTGCACATTTTAATCCTATctgttattttcatttagGCATAATCATCTACCTTTTTTCACAATGTCATAATGATGTGTACTGTATTTAATGCCCGTATGTACTTTAAAAACTTTTGATAAATTCCAAAATGCTTTAGTTTGTGCAATTTTTGAAATTGCTATTCCCGATTTTTAAAGAACTATTTATAcaacttattatatataaatagaacattttaaaattattaaatatgaacaatatataatataatgtaaacataaaattCGTCCATagaaaattttgttaataaagttttatttttctgtatatttataaataaccTTTAATAGGTACAGTTATTAAAATAGCTAAAAAGACGAAATGAATAAAAGAACTTTTGAAAAGCCACAAATTCAGCGCTGTGCATTCTATtgctatacatatatatatatatatatgtatgtatatttatttgtatatatatgtatatttatttatatatatattttttttattttatggtTCATTCAATGGAAAGTATAGTTAACATTtacgaaaaattaaaagcaaaacagtaaataaaaaggataaaaaaacatttcaaataaacaatgaaaaagaaaagaaaggcACAcacaaaaacatttttttctttgtgtATATTTTGAACAGTTATAAAAATAGGTACCATGTGGTGTTATGTTTTACCGTAAAAGAATACAACTTGTTCAATGGAAGCTGTTTTATTCATAGCacataattatgaaaaaaaaaggacagaTAAAAAGACGTCTAAAAAGACATAAAAAAACAGATAAAACTACCAACACAACAACAGTCAAGGTTCAAATTATTTAcctaataaaatttttcatttgtcATTTTACATACCTCAGTGGAAAATTTGATGCACATTAACACTAAAATATATGTCTGTCAAGTTACGCAAAATTTTTAGGAACgtaataagaagaaaaataaaataatataagataTACAGTTGTGAAAGGTTATATAAGTggcatacataaaaaaaaaaagaaaaaatgaaaagacaTTCAATTatgttaaattaataatttacaattttgtttccgttcataaatatttacaaatatttttacaaatacactttcacataaaaattttaacatgGTAAACCTGGTATTTCATACTTAACTACTTTTTGTGTTGgccgctttttttttttttttttttttttttattggttgctatatgaaaaaaataaaatgaagtaacATAAAATGGAGTAtgagtaaaattaaaataaagcaaattaataatgaataatataaaaatatatgtaatattacaCTAATACGAAAATTGATAACTATATGTTAACTTAGAATTTCAATGTgcaaaatgtataatttgtttttaagaGAAAACTACATTTTATGCACTGTGTAACTAGTTTTATACTTTATAGTACTATCCTTCTGTCAATTTTATCAGTACTGCCAATTTTGTtgattttaattaatatgtttattctgcatttatttattcattcatttaattttttttatttatttttttttttaattaaactcATAAAAATACTGTATCTGcactaaatataaaataggcaacgctttaaaaattaaaaataaaaggttaATTTTAacgttataattttttgaattgtCAAAATGCGtgaattcatatatatgaaaaatgtactgttattttaaaacttcgtaggtaattaaattttcatatatgtttAGTTAtcaaatttgtatatataataagtaaaTGCAAACATATAAGCGCATATGAGGagatacatatgtacatgtgcatatgcGTAAATGCTGGTATGTGGGTACGGGAGTATGCGGGTATAAGGACATgcgtaaatatgtatatgtgtgtaaatatacgtacatttatatatacaagatAACTATAGTTCCAGGCGAAAAcattttattgaaaattcCATCAAAACCTAAACTCTAACTAGGAAAAAGCATTTGTTAAAAAGATGCGTCCTCAAaggttcatatttttaaacttcTTTAATCCCTCTTCATTAACTAAACATAAGTGATCAAGGTCcctaaatatttcattataatcTAAGCTATATCCTACAACAAAAGCATCTGGTATAGAGAACCCAACGAAGTCTGCCTTAAAGCCATTCCACAAAGGtgttcttttaataaataagcaAGTAACTGCAACTGTTTTAACTTcaaacttttttaaatattcacaaaattttaacaatGTTTTACCTGTATCTATTATATCTTCTACAATTAAAACATGTTTATCTTTTAAACAAGATAAGTCCTCACTCACTATTTCAAGTCTATCCGACGAATGATCATTAGAATACGATTTAACACGTACATAATGTTCAATATATAAGTGTTTTGGTGATTCACTCGAACTGTAATTATGAAttctatttaaatattttaagagAGCACTAAAGAATCCTCTTGACCCTTTCAATAAGCAAATCACATGAAACTCCTCGTTTCTATATACCCTTTTTATATCAAAAGctaatttttctattctattttttaaaattccaTTTGGAATTAACACTTTCGTCAGATAGCTCTACGAATACAAAAAACATCCATGTACCATATGAGAACCAGAAactatgcatatgtatatatatatgtgcgtatatatgtatgtatatatgtatgtatatatgtatgtatatatgtatgtatgtacgtatgtatgtatgtacgtatgtatgtatgtatgtacgtatgtatgtatgtatgtacgtatgtatgtatatatgtatgtatatttgtatgtatatatgtatgtatatttgtatgtatatatgtacgtatgaaCGATGTAATATATGAGGGTAGGTAAAAATTTGGTATAATGCAAAGTTATACTTCCATTCGAATGTTCTAATAAATTTCATTCGTagttttgtttttactttataGTGAACAGGCACTAAAAAGGTATCAATATCGTAACCATCATCATCCTTTATGTAAATTGGGTCGAGTGCATCTTCTCCTGCTCCTGGACTATAAAGAAAACATGTATTTTTCCATTGTAACAATAACACATCACAAAAGTACAAACACAAATACGTCAAATAGatgaaaaatacatatagaGGTGTTAACATGTATAAgggtatatacatatatataaacatacatatgtacataaacgTTTGTTCATAAGCATACATGTGTAATTCAAAAAACGCACATATTAGGTACAGATATGTCCATGAAAAGTGTTTAAAACAATAATCTTTTcataaacattattttttttaatttgtgcTTTACACCGAATGaaactaataaaataaatagaaacacattaaaaaaatgaataaaaaataagtaataagTACATGTAcaatactaaaaaaataagaataaataagtaataaaTGCGTAATATGCACATGTAAAATGCTGAAAAAATGCAGAATAAATACGTActaaatgtataatatatatttataaaatacaaaatacgtacataatttttcttttatcattttttctctatttttttctgtactTATTTGGAATTTtcatcttcatttttttctctttttttgatATGAACTTGGGTGGGAAAAcctattatatgaatatattcaattttttatagataCTTGACAGTGAAATGTTATCTTAAAAGAAGCCAATAatttctattatattatgCAATAATGCCTTTTACATTTTGtgattttatgtaaaattacatatatatatctatgtaggaatatattatatatatatatatatgtgcttaCGAATATAATAGTtattgtataattatatatctgtgtacgaatataaaatataaaatataaaatatataatatatattatatatgttttaaaaacttCGTAGGAATTTACTTCTTTAATATCGTGCGttcttaaatttaaatgaaatttaaaaacatacaaaataatataagaaaataaaaaaggacacaaatttaaatgatattttcaaaatacagcaatttacttattttgaatttttacttcaaaatataaaaataataaatgtaattaataaaagggtattcatatgatatatttacgtattcTAGCTCTTAATTACTTTGTGGTTTATTACGACAAAAagtaatatgaaaaaataattttttttagcgaaacaatttttttttttttttttttttttttttaaaacaaatttcTCGATTTcagaaataaattaatttattaaatgtcaacttcaaaaaaaaatatttcttatgtATTCTCAAGGTGTATAAATTtgcacataaatatttatgtaaaaatccTATGTTGAAGGAGGTACTAATAATTgcattcatatattattgttctttcatattttttcttttgtcatctataaattctattttatatgttccTTCTGAACAGTAAATATCGCTTCTttgttatgaaaaaaattacttttattgtatatttttttaattaatttgtatattattagtGACATTCTATATGTAAAAACTACCATACCATATAGTAACTCCATAAAAAAGTGTAATACTACTAACACATTACTTTTCATActgttataataaaagaatgcATACGGGGCTGTAGCATGCGAAACATCACTCTAGCATAACTTgccaataaaaaaataagtattgTAGGTAGTAGTGAATAAccaatttttgtaaattaccTTGAACTTTtaagaaaatagaaaaaaaattttaaaaggtaAAACAATAGAATGGAAAAAGAACgtgtaaattttaaaagaacaaaaagcaaataaacgattttacatatttttcgaGTGTATAACCCTAACTTATATATTAGAGTTATTATATACGTATTATAGTAAAATGGATAAACTGCCGCTCGTTCTTATGAAAACCTTCCAAAGAATACTGTagtattatttgttttgaTGAGCATAATTAGGTAGCAGCTTTTTTGATATCGAAACAGTGCCTATATCGATTGTTATGTTTTAATGGTTTTAaagattcttttttttttttttttaaattaatcaTTCACATTTGAATATAAATGCGAGTTACAATGAATCTACATGacgaagggaaaaaaaaagaacaaaataacaaaattgtttttaaagGCTAAACAAACTGTCAAAAAAGAGCATAGGCTTTTTGCATGTTtgcttataaatttttactgGTACTTTTGTTCTTGCATTTTGGAAAGaactgttatatatataattgcaaatatatgtaactgcatatatatattcgcatgtgtgcatgtataggaacgtatatgtatatgcgtccatgtatgtatgtatacttgCGCTATAACTGTGCGCACTAAATTCAATTTAAATGGTGAAGAATTTCCATTTTGCGTGTGCCCATTTTGTGTAAATccattttaacattttttaatattgaaCTTGTGCGGCTGCATGAACACTGGCAAAACTTCATTTATTAGTGCGTCAATCTCTTTTTTCGCTTCTTCGTAATTGCCCCTTGAAATTTCACTGTACCATTTGACCTTGGGCTCCGTTCCACTGGCCCTTATTGTAAGTACAGCTGTATTTTCAAAATGCAGTGTAATATTTTGAGAATCTGGTGTAGGTGCAATTAATGATTTTTTATCATGAGTTGTAGAATCATACCCTGTCGTTAAATCTCTAATACGTACAATTTTATAAGAACCTAGTGATGTTTTATAAGACCCATTAGATCTAAACTCATTAAATATACTAACAATATCATTTGGATCTAAAACAGTGTAGTATCCATTATTACTTACAAAGTAACCTATTTCTTTTCTAACAATTTCTAAGTAATCATGAAAcgttaaattattttcatataaatatactgcTATTTCTATCCAATAAGCTAAAGCTGATATTCCACACTTGTCCATTACATGACGTGTTAAGGCATGTCCTAAAGCTTCTTCATAACAGTATAGTGTAGTATAATTCTTATCATTATATTCTATAGCCTTATTAATTAACCATTTAAAGCCTGTTAAAGTTTCATCGTATCTATATCCATATGTTTCGCATAATTTCTTTAACATTCTGGAACAAACAACAgtacaaataaaaacatgttttgatttatctatattttttttttcattttgtttcattAAATGATAAGCAAAGATAATTCCTAATTCATCCCCAGAAAAAACATACCATttgttattaaatttttccgCACAAGCAAACCTATCTGCATCTGGATCATTTGCAACTACTATAGGACTATTGACAAGGTCAGCTAACTGCATAGATAAATCAAGAGCACCTTTTTCTTCTGGATTTGGAAATGTAACAGTAGAAAAATCGGCATCAGGTAAAGCTTGTAGAGGTACTGtaagtaaattattaaaaccAACTATGTGCATAATACCTTGTACAAATTTCCTACCAATTCCATGCATAGGTGAATATACTATAACAAGTTTTGTACGTGAATTACGAtaacaattaaaattaaactcATTTTTCATATCAGACATAAACGAATCATACATTTCGAAATAAATATCTTCAACTAATGAAgtatcttttaaataaaattcttcatttaaatattcatatattccACACCATggatttaaattatttaatatacacTCTGAGATAAGTTTGTCTACAGGAGGTATTATCTGTGCCCCATTTGCTGCATATACTTTATAACCATTATCTAATTTAGGGTTATGGGAAGCTGTTACCATAACACCacataaacaatttttttttaaattagaataacataaaataggTGTAGCAACTGTTTGaccaaataaatatactcGAAATCCTTTAGATAAACAAACTGCTGCAGCGACATGTGCAAAGGATTCTGAATGATATCTTCCATCAAATCCAAAAATGATACCTCtgtttttacataaattcaATCCGTAggtattaattaaatatgtacataatccTTGAGTTGTCTGCATTATAGTTACTACGTTCATTGCATTAAAACCTACTCCCATTTTACCCCTTAAACCAGCTGTACCAAAATTTAGCCtatttagaaataatttttttaattcatcctcattgtatttatttataacttCTTCAGTTTTATCAACTAAATACTTTGGCTTTTTAAACACATCCCATAAATTCAGCATTGTTGC
This window contains:
- a CDS encoding cytochrome b-c1 complex subunit 7, which gives rise to MSLHKEICKYIIKSGSKPIQKFEYEPTKRKTSKITELFKKFIFPSYFKFIRAPYERWQFCATTKFLREHGLMYDDMYSDKDPVIERAISLLPKDIQIKRYRRMLRGTHINFLRLYLHPSEQNYDPYIPYLAPYIEEAKFQLQEEEELLGYHPYDRRLYTGGTTGFGDLEPGMHFLVSIPNLYGAAIPHTKKK
- a CDS encoding hypoxanthine-guanine phosphoribosyltransferase, whose protein sequence is MKMKIPNNPGAGEDALDPIYIKDDDGYDIDTFLVPVHYKSYLTKVLIPNGILKNRIEKLAFDIKRVYRNEEFHVICLLKGSRGFFSALLKYLNRIHNYSSSESPKHLYIEHYVRVKSYSNDHSSDRLEIVSEDLSCLKDKHVLIVEDIIDTGKTLLKFCEYLKKFEVKTVAVTCLFIKRTPLWNGFKADFVGFSIPDAFVVGYSLDYNEIFRDLDHLCLVNEEGLKKFKNMNL
- a CDS encoding phosphoglucomutase translates to MDRTNSEELATMLNLWDVFKKPKYLVDKTEEVINKYNEDELKKLFLNRLNFGTAGLRGKMGVGFNAMNVVTIMQTTQGLCTYLINTYGLNLCKNRGIIFGFDGRYHSESFAHVAAAVCLSKGFRVYLFGQTVATPILCYSNLKKNCLCGVMVTASHNPKLDNGYKVYAANGAQIIPPVDKLISECILNNLNPWCGIYEYLNEEFYLKDTSLVEDIYFEMYDSFMSDMKNEFNFNCYRNSRTKLVIVYSPMHGIGRKFVQGIMHIVGFNNLLTVPLQALPDADFSTVTFPNPEEKGALDLSMQLADLVNSPIVVANDPDADRFACAEKFNNKWYVFSGDELGIIFAYHLMKQNEKKNIDKSKHVFICTVVCSRMLKKLCETYGYRYDETLTGFKWLINKAIEYNDKNYTTLYCYEEALGHALTRHVMDKCGISALAYWIEIAVYLYENNLTFHDYLEIVRKEIGYFVSNNGYYTVLDPNDIVSIFNEFRSNGSYKTSLGSYKIVRIRDLTTGYDSTTHDKKSLIAPTPDSQNITLHFENTAVLTIRASGTEPKVKWYSEISRGNYEEAKKEIDALINEVLPVFMQPHKFNIKKC